The genomic DNA AGGATGATGGTCGTTCATCATCCTTCAAAAGCAAAAGGAAAATTCCTTCTGAGCTCCACAGCCGAACAGCCGGCAGCACTCCAcagtgtgttttctgtgtggtACTCACTAAATATTTCCACACACACTGAACTTTGGTCCGTGGTACATTTACAACAACAGGTACAAAGAAAAAGCCACGTTTCTGTCTCCTTATAGTGAATAATGGCTGAGCGTTGCACGTCCAACAACGATGAAACACACTAACATCACCGTCCGTGTGTCGAGACATGATAGGCTTTCCATCTCACGCTCCTACAAAGTGCATGTTTCTAAAGCATGTGAGGTGCAGGTAGGCAGCTCTGTGATGACTGAGTGATCAAGCTGAACAGCACAGGGAAGCCACAGTTACCAGATGTTCGTCAGCATCGTCTGCTGAGGAGGAGGGCTCATTTTAACCCCTGTTGTGGAAATCGGTTTTGTTTTCCTTCCGAGGTGCAAAGTACAGGGTGGTTTCTAATTTCTTCAGCTACCAATACTACATAATTTACTACAGGCCTCTGCCCAGTCGTTTCCTGGATGCTGGGAGCGGGGGATGCTGATGGCTAAAGGACAGCAACAGGGTTAAATTGTTGGCCTCTCCCTGTATGGGAGTGGTGTGGCACTGAGACGGCactggaaaatggaaaatgtcaCTGGTGTTTCACTCATGCTATGCTGAGGCTTTGAGAAGAGCCCGAGCAGCGGTGGAGGAGTGGGTGTAGTTTAAGAATCCACCTCTGGGAGGCTGCCTGGGTAAAGTACAGTTTAAGTGATAAGCCCACCATCGGGTATTGTTGACAGCAGGTTGGACACGTAGCTGGGTTGTTTGTTTAAGAGGTCAGAGTTCATCCGTCCGAGCAGTCCTGAACccaagcagagaaaaacaagatGACGTAGGTACGAGCTTCAAACTCATTCCTGGTTGGGAGCTCAACGCCCACTCTCTGGGTAAATCCTCAGTTAGGAGGTGGAGTTTCCTCCTTTGAATAAATTCTGGACCCAGGCGAGGGGCGTGGcctgatgtcaggagtcatcatccgTGTCCTCTATCAGAACCTTGGTGTCACGAGTCTTGGACCTAAAATGAGAAACAGGAAGGAAGCTCTTAAAGTGGGAACTCAAGTCCACGACTGATCAATGAGCTAATGTCGTCTGTCTCACGCGTGTTCAAAGAGCCGTGGCTCCGACACGCGTGTTCACACAGCCGTGGCTCCGACACGCGTGTTCAAAGAGCCGTGGCTCCGACACGCGTGTTCAAAGAGCCGTGGCTCCGACACGCGTGTTCACACAGCCGTGGATCCGACACGCGTGTTCAAAGAGCCGTGGCTCCGACACGCGTGTTCAAAGAGCCGTGGCTCCGACACGCGTGTTCAAAGAGCCGTGGCTCCGACACGCGTGTTCACACAGCCGTGGATCCGACACGCGTGTTCAAAGAGCCGTGGCTCCGACACGCGTGTTCAAAGAGCCGTGGCTCCGACACGCGTGTTCACACAGCCGTGGATCCGACACGCGTGTTCACACAGCCGTGGCTCCGACACGCGTGTTCACACAGCCGTGGATCCGACACGCGTGTTCACACAGCCGTGGCTCCGACACGCGTGTTCACACAGCTGCACGAGTGAAGCCTTACAGAAAGGTTTGCGCTTGTTGTGCTGTGTCACTGTGACAGACCTCATCTCTATTATAAAAACACTTTCTTATTATGGAAGGATGAAAGTATGACAGCTCTGATGCTTCTCACAGCTTATAGTGACAAACAGCCAACACTGCACTGTTTACTGTGTGTTCACACACGACACACAACTTTAACACTGCTTTCACATCTTCCTTGTTTAATATGTTTATACTGGATACGTATGCACTGGGATCTACACTGTTAAATGGTGACACTGTGTAAATTAGGTGGCATCAAACATACTGTCTATACAATCAGACTGCAGCAGGAGGCCTGTGGATCACCAGCATGATGAGGTCTGGCTCACTCAGTTCTCACTTTAACTGCCTTCTTAAAGGCAAAGACATCGGCTGTGGCCTGCCTCTGCACACTGAGGCAAATCAGCGTCCCCCACATGTGTCTGTGATGTTTCTCTGCAATCACAGAATGACTGAATGCTTTAAACCTGAGACAAACAGAAGACTTTGCCTTTAAACATCCAACATGTTGTAAACCGCTGACATCTGAGTCAGCGGTTTACTACGTGTGAACATAATAAGCAGAGGTCTTTTCTTTACAGGTTATCAGGCTGTGGTTTTACCATGAAACAGATTGCTATGCAAGTAAACAACTAAGCTGAGATAGCGAACCTTTGCAGGACCATGAGCTAACCCCCCCAGATATCAATGCGCTGACTGACTGTATCTATAATAAATGACGTTCCAGTTTCTCTGTTTTGCATGAAGCTACATTCTTCTATGTGGGATCGACGGCCTTCTGTGCACGCTGATGAAACATGCGTCTCCTCCGCCGTGATTGAGGGGACCACGTCTGCTCTCAGCAGGACAGATAGATGGGTCGATAAGGGAAAAGACTTACTGCGAGGCCAGACGTGGCCTGCGCAGACTCATACTGTAGCTCCTCTTCCAGCTCTTCTTGCCCTGTCGGTTTCTCACGCCATCCTCCTGGTCCATCATCTGCTCCAGGAGGGTCTGGTCGTCAGCGTTGAGCGGAGCCACGCTGATGTCTCTGACAGCTCTGAATTCACCACAGTTGTTCAGATGTTCGTTCTCCAAGCGGAAGAAGTTCCACACAAAGCGCCTACGAGGATCAAACATTAACCCGTTACTGAGTTTCTGTTACTTTATCATTGCCTGATCTGTGGCTGCAGATAAAAGACACAAAGTTAGGAATGAAATATGAGAAAAACCAAAGGGATGAATAAAGAGGCAAAGTTGGGAAAATAAAAAGACTTGGTGTACCTAAAGACCTCCAGTGGAGCCAGGACTGTAGCAAAGATGTCAGAGATGCCGTCAAACGGGACGAGTGTGGTGACGGTGACCGTTAAGATCCATCCAAAACGTAACAGCACGTCCTCTACTATGGCGCTGTAGTAATAGCCCTGCAGGAGGACGCACAACAAAGCACGGCGCTTTACATTCACGCTGTATGACTACATAACAACATGTGCTGCTCTTTAGATTTGTGGATGAGAGGGTTAGCAGCAGCAAGCCTGCTTAGTTAAACCTGAAGTCACAGCTAAAGCTGAAACAAAGTCCTGGACATTTGGACACCGACTTACTTTTGTAAAGTGGCCACAGGAGGAGCTGCAGCTTCTTTGTGTGGTGTAATACCTTGTGTGGATAGACTATCTCCTCTCTCAGAAAGGTGTTCTCTCCCGCGCTGCGGTCAAACAGTCCCCAGTCCATCTTCAGATCCCAGACCAGAGTGTAACACGAGCTCACCACCGAACAGCCAATATACAAATAGAAGAAGATCTGGGCCTCAGAGCCTGCGTCTGTGGACGGGACATCAGACAGGAGTGTTCTCCAGTAACTTACAGCCTGCCATTAAAGCTCCATCCCATTATAACAACACAGAGGAGAGAATGATCTCAGAATGGCATTGCCCTTATAACACAGCATCAGTCAGCCTACCTTTGTGTGTGCTGTAGAGGGCGGAGAAGGTAACAGCAAAGAAGGTGGTGGAATATTTGCCAGCATTAACCAGATGAGGGAAGGCCCGCTTGGTGTCACGGTAACGGCGCAGACACTGGACGAATCGGAACCACGCAGGAAGACACTTGATCACCGCTCGAACGCCATACGAGTACGAGTTGCACACATCTTTACCTGAAGAGGACGACATTTAGCCACCGGTTTCCTCGGCTCTGACGCGTACGCGTGAACAGTGAACATCTCAGAGCCTCACCTCTGCTGATGAGCCCGTTGTGTTTGGTCCAGTCCAGCTCAAAGCTGTAGAAACAGATCATGTACTCCAGGTCCATCAGGACCACCACCAGAGAGTTGAGCTGGTCAGCCAGCCAGAAGTCTGCAAAGCCAACGCGGTGAAACGGAGCTGTCACCACTCGAAACTGTGGAGGAAGACGTCACAGGAAGAGCCCTCTTCAGAATAAAAACTTAACCACACTATGATGTATGATGTAAAGGATCTGGTCAGGGCCATTACCAGAAGTTTGAGCAGCCAGAAGCGTGACTTGTAGTAGCAGGTCTTGAAGGGGTTGATGAGGAAAAGGAAGAAGAGCCCATAGAGAGCCAGAGGGTTGGCCTGCATCGGCACCAGGATCTTGTCGCTGAAGAGACAGGACAGCAGGCTTACGCACCACAGCACCCCCAGCAGACCTGcaatctgcacacacacaatgacTCAGTCAGCATCCTTTTCCCGTGGAACCGGGGGGGCTACGACCTACAGATCGTTAAATCATCTCTATAAGAGCATGACTTATTTCTTTGGTTCAATCTGACCTCAAACAGATGTTGATGGGACAGGTTGTTTCTGGGGTTCAGTTCAAATATGAGCACATGATTGACGCCTGCTTGCCTCCAGCCATAGGTGTTGATGCCTACAAGACAAAAGAGTTGGTTTTTTAACTTCCTGGCTCTGAAATGAGTTAATGACTAACTCGACTCCAAACGTGGCACATAAGCTACAGTGTGAGAGTGTCTGTGTGTCCATACCTAACAGGAAGAGGAATTCTATTAACAGGAAGCCTCCTCTGTAGATTCGGACCATAGGCCAAACATCAGAACGATCTGTCCCCACAGCTACTAATGACAAAGACCAATCAGGAGACAGCACGATCAATACCGAGCAAAACTACACAGAGCAAAAACAAAGTGCCTGATGTGATGAGTCTGCAGCATATCTGGAAACACAGACTTTTGTTTATCCGCACAACAACAAATGGAAACGAACATTCATGACGGTTCTActggaggatgtctgggatGGCACCTCAGTCATTTGTTTCCTGTGAATACTGTTACAATTCAAcctaaaaaacccaaaacacaacaaaacaatcacaaaaacacaagtgAATACAAAGAAAGGCAAATCATCTCTCTGCTCGTTCTTCTTCTACTCCCTTTGTTGTGCAGATTTAAGATGATTATCAGAGGTGGAAGTGTCCTCCTCACTcagtaaaataattcatataatTAAGACCTACATCATTTTTTCACTGCTTCTGCCTATTCCTGCCTTAGCCTGTAGAAATCATTaaatctgtctgtgtctttgtttctgttcaGATGATGTCAGCAGGAAGaaaccctgagcctggttctactggaggtttccttcccactgtcaccgaCGTGGGCtcacatgattgttgggtctaccttacaatataaagcaccctgAGGCGGCTGTTAggatttggtgctgtatgaaTAACACTGGTCTTTCCCTCCACAACTTTACATACTACTGTTCTTCACATTTccagaaatgtatttattggtGAATTACTGTGGTGTATACTttagtctctctcttcattcTCACCTGATGCCTTAATAATACTACTCTAATAATACCTCTAATTTTACAGACCACTCTGTAGTGCTGTCCACCCTCACGGTTTGCTACAGCTCCATCTTTGTCACCTCCCACCAGGATGCTGATATTCCATAATCATTTATTTCTCCCTTCTCTCACAAATGTCTCCTTTT from Pelmatolapia mariae isolate MD_Pm_ZW linkage group LG18, Pm_UMD_F_2, whole genome shotgun sequence includes the following:
- the LOC134617406 gene encoding xenotropic and polytropic retrovirus receptor 1 homolog isoform X1 yields the protein MKFTEHLSAHITPEWRKQYIQYEAFKEMLYAAQDQAPSIEVTDEDTVKRYYAKFEEKFFQMCEKELAKINTFYSEKLAEAQRRFATLQNELQSSLDAQRESSASGRGLRRRKTVFALSQQERCKHRNIKDLQLAFSEFYLSLILLQNYQNLNFTGFRKILKKHDKILETSRGADWRVAHVEVAPFYTCKKITQLISETEALVTTELEGGDRQKAMKRLRVPPLGAAQPAPAWTTFRVGLYCGVFLVLLVVVVITVAVGTDRSDVWPMVRIYRGGFLLIEFLFLLGINTYGWRQAGVNHVLIFELNPRNNLSHQHLFEIAGLLGVLWCVSLLSCLFSDKILVPMQANPLALYGLFFLFLINPFKTCYYKSRFWLLKLLFRVVTAPFHRVGFADFWLADQLNSLVVVLMDLEYMICFYSFELDWTKHNGLISRGKDVCNSYSYGVRAVIKCLPAWFRFVQCLRRYRDTKRAFPHLVNAGKYSTTFFAVTFSALYSTHKDAGSEAQIFFYLYIGCSVVSSCYTLVWDLKMDWGLFDRSAGENTFLREEIVYPHKGYYYSAIVEDVLLRFGWILTVTVTTLVPFDGISDIFATVLAPLEVFRRFVWNFFRLENEHLNNCGEFRAVRDISVAPLNADDQTLLEQMMDQEDGVRNRQGKKSWKRSYSMSLRRPRLASQSKTRDTKVLIEDTDDDS
- the LOC134617406 gene encoding xenotropic and polytropic retrovirus receptor 1 homolog isoform X2 is translated as MKFTEHLSAHITPEWRKQYIQYEAFKEMLYAAQDQAPSIEVTDEDTVKRYYAKFEEKFFQMCEKELAKINTFYSEKLAEAQRRFATLQNELQSSLDAQRESSASGRGLRRRKTVFALSQQERCKHRNIKDLQLAFSEFYLSLILLQNYQNLNFTGFRKILKKHDKILETSRGADWRVAHVEVAPFYTCKKITQLISETEALVTTELEGGDRQKAMKRLRVPPLGAAQPAPAWTTFRVGLYCGVFLVLLVVVVITAVGTDRSDVWPMVRIYRGGFLLIEFLFLLGINTYGWRQAGVNHVLIFELNPRNNLSHQHLFEIAGLLGVLWCVSLLSCLFSDKILVPMQANPLALYGLFFLFLINPFKTCYYKSRFWLLKLLFRVVTAPFHRVGFADFWLADQLNSLVVVLMDLEYMICFYSFELDWTKHNGLISRGKDVCNSYSYGVRAVIKCLPAWFRFVQCLRRYRDTKRAFPHLVNAGKYSTTFFAVTFSALYSTHKDAGSEAQIFFYLYIGCSVVSSCYTLVWDLKMDWGLFDRSAGENTFLREEIVYPHKGYYYSAIVEDVLLRFGWILTVTVTTLVPFDGISDIFATVLAPLEVFRRFVWNFFRLENEHLNNCGEFRAVRDISVAPLNADDQTLLEQMMDQEDGVRNRQGKKSWKRSYSMSLRRPRLASQSKTRDTKVLIEDTDDDS